A region of the Chryseobacterium cucumeris genome:
ATCAAACCTCAAAGGATTTCTTTGAGGTTTTTATTTTAATTGTAATAAAAACCAAGAACACTATTTCGTCATCTGATTTAATTTCAAAACCCTTCTTAAATCCTTATTTTTGACAGATTTATTTTTACAATGAAACCAAAAGCATTATTCAACTGGAGCAGCGGAAAAGACTCTTCCCTTGCTCTTTATAAAATACTAAAGGAGGATCAATATGAGATTTCTACACTGCTTACCAGCATCAATCAGGAGTTTCAAAGGATTTCTATGCATGGAGTTCATGTATCGCTTTTAGAAAAACAGGCAGAAAGCCTTGGGATTCCTTTGATCAAAATGGAACTTCCAAAAGAACCATCCATGGAAGAATACCAACAGATCATGAGTAAGACAATGACTGAAATTCAGGCTCAGGGCATTACCCATTCCATTTTCGGAGATATTTTTCTGGAAGACCTGCGAAAATACAGGGAAGACCAATTAAATGCTATCGGTATGAAAGCCTTATTTCCTCTATGGAAACAAAATACAACTGACCTCATCAGTGAATTTCTGGACCTTGGTTTTAAAACGATTGTAACATGTGTGAACGGATCTTATCTTGATAAAAACTTCGCCGGAAGGATTATTGATCAGCAATTCATTGATGACCTTCCTGAAAATGTAGATCCGTGCGGAGAAAACGGAGAGTTCCATACCTTTACTTTTGATGGACCTATTTTCAAAAATCCTGTTGAATTCAAAATCGGGGAAACCGTCAAAAAGACTTATCCTAAGCCTAAAACAAGTCCTGAAGAAGAAGACGGAGAATATGTTTTCTGGTTCAGTGACCTGATATTAAGATAAACCTGCGAGCTTTCTTCCACAGGTTCTTTCAATGTATTATTTCCTCAGCAACACCCTTATTCATAACATTGAAATATTCCACAAAAGCTGATTAAATCTATATAAAGTTGTTCCAGCAGCCTATCCTAGCACGCAATTTGCTTCTCTTAATGCTCTTCAGGATATTTTAGTATCTTTAAGAGTATAATCATCATTTAAAAATACAACACCTGTGATCAAAAATTTATTATTCCTGTCTTTTTTCTGTTTTTTATTTTCCTGTACAACAACTGAGGGTCCAAAAATTGCCCCGGTTGATAAAAAAGCAATTATAGACTCTACCATCTCAGCTTTTCAGAAAACACTTTTGGAACAACAGATTGATTCTGCTTTTAAAAAGTATCATTTCAATGGAAGCATTGCTGTTTTTAAAGACACCATTCCTCTTTACAGAAGAGAAAACGGATATTCTGATTTTAAGAAGAAAACTAAAATTGACAGCAATACCATTTTTGCGATAGGATCTGTGAGCAAACAATTTACCGCTGTTTTAATCTTACTTCAGATGGAGCATGGAAAACTGAATGTGACAGATAAGGCTTCAAAATACCTGAAGGAATTTCAGATCAAAGAATATGAAAACATTACGATTCACCAACTGTTAAACCACACTTCAGGATTGAACCTGATGGGTGGAAAGCTGATGTTTAAAAGCGGATCAGATTTCTATTACTCCAACGATGGTTTTAATGCACTTGGAAAAATTGTGGAAAAAGTCTCCGGAAAATCCTATCATGAAAATGCATTGGAACTTTTTAAAAAAGCAGGAATGTCCCATTCTTCAACAGGAGACATTTTCAAAGGAAATAACTTTGCCAGTGCTTATGTTGGTACTCCTGCTAAATTCTCTGAGGTTCCCAATATGCCGAAAAGATTAGGCGGGTCGGAAATCGGAACACCTGCCGGAGGAATACTGTCTACCATTGAAGATCTTCATTTATGGAATAATGCTCTGTACAGCGGGAAAATTCTAAAACCCGAAACCTTGAAACTCTTCATGGCCAAAAGTGCGGAAAGACGCCATGCTATCTTTGGGAAAATGGGTTATGCTTACGGAATTATGCTTAACATCGGCCAACCCAATTCCTATTTCCACAGTGGTTATGTAAAAGGTTCTCCTTCTTTAAATATTTATTATCCGGACACCAAAACGTCTGTGATTATTCTGTCTAATATTGCAGATGAAGAAAGAGGAAAAGGCGCGATCTTCAGACCTCATATTGAAGTAAAAAGGATCACTGATCATCTTGAGAATACGCTTACACAGCTCAGGATAAAACATTAATTCCCGGAAGTAAAAAAAAAATTGCCGTATGAAAAAAATGTATTTCATTGCAGTTTATCCGCCGCAGGAGATTATTGAGGAAATAAAAGTCTTTAAAAAAGATCTGGCAACCAATTATGCCAATTCCAAGGCTTTGAAAAATGAAGCACATATTACACTCTTCCCTCCCTTTTCAAGAGAAATTGAGCTGGAGGAGGATATTCATATTGCTTTTCAGAAGATCAATACTGAAATTATACCTTTTGAAGTAGAACTGGATGGTTTTGGAAGCTTTCCCAATCCTAAAAATCCTGTCCTCTATATTCAGCCCAAAGAAAGTAGTCAATTAACAAAACTTTATCATAGGGTAAAAGAGCGTTTTAATTTCGCAAAGTATTCGTTTAATCCGCATATGACTGTAGGATACAGAGATCTGACCTGGGAAAATTATCTTAAAGCCTGGGAAAAATATGAAAACATGGAATACAAAACTAAATTCTTAGTAGATAAAATAATACTTCTTCGCCATGACGGACGGTGGGTACCCATAGCAGAGAAAAAACTGGAAAAATAAAACCGGCTCCCAGAGCCGGTTTCGTGTAATTATTCTTTAATGATTTTCTGAGAAATGATCAGGTTTTTATTTTCTTTTACATTCAACAGATACGTACCTGTCGGATAGTTTTTAATATCAACCCGTATTGCAGAATCATTCAGTTCAAATCTGGATGGAATAAGTTTTCCTGAAGCGTCATACACTTCTACTTTTACATCTTTTGAAAAGCCCTGTTTGCCCTTAATAAAAAATTCGCCACCTGTAGGATTAGGGTAAATACTGAAACGACGCTCTTCCGCTTTGACTTCTGAGAGTTTAAGAGTTGATTTGCTCAGTGTCCATGAAACATTGGTAACATGGAGTGTGCTGTGATTGTCTACTTTTAAAAGCGGATTGTTATCCACTACCGATAATATCAAAGTATTATTTCCGTTGTTAAGTTGTCCGGGAGTAATCGTTATGCTATTTCCCGTTGCTCCCAGAGCCGTTCCGTTTAAGCTCCATGAATTGACCAGCGTGTTCGGAATGGGAAGAATTTCATTCACAGTGAAGGTAACATTGGATGTAGCATCAACGGCTGTATTATTGGCCGGAGTATAGGAATCCACAGGGGAAACCAGAGTATGAATCCTTTCAATAATTGCCTCTTTACACACAGAGCAGAACTGCTGGTTAAGATATCTCATTTCACAGCTCTGATGGGGTCTGAACCAGCTTGGGCTTTCAGCATGGGCATATACTCCTACCCCATTTAATCCTACCCAGTTTTTCCATTTTATCGTTGCCGGATTAGAATTTTGTGTTTTATTGGGAGATTCCAGCGAACCGGAAAACCAATATTCATCGGCCAATTTTCCAAAGGAATGTCCCAGTTCATGCACTACAATTTCATTGGAAGAACCGTTGAGTGAAGCAAAAGCATAGGTACCGCCACAACCTCCGTATTCTGTAGAATTACCCAGCACATAAGTAATATCATAATCCGGGATATTGGCGGCCAGAACCTGTCCTACTTTATTGGTAGTATTGCTGTATATACATCTGTGAACTCCTACATCGAAAGTAGACCCAAGATAGTTATTGGGATTAGTTACAGGAATTACAGGTTCTGCAACATCTGCTGCGGTTCCGGGATGCTTTACTCCTGATTCTGTGGAAATTACTTTTACCGCATAGGCATTAAAGTAATTCTTATATTCTGTATAAGGACTTTTCGTAAAAAGATAGTTGATCGTATTCTGAGCCGATGTTGTAAAAGCAGTTTGCTGTGCAGCGGTAAACCCGTCTCCCAACACTGCAATAACAATCCGCTTACTGTTGTCCCCGTTCTGTAATAGCGGAACGGTCTCAAAAGTCTGGGCAAAACAACTGCTTCCTATTAAAAGGGATAATAAAGTTTTTTTCATGATTATAGTTTTTGTGTGAATATTACTTGTGCACCATCCTCAGTTGCTTTTTCAATCTTTACCGACTGTACATTTTCAGAGTAAGAAAACCTGGCACTGAATTCGGTATTTTGAAGGGAAGCTTTATGTCTGGATATTCCCTCTTTTTCATATACTTCCAGTTCAGGATTGAAAGGATCTTTCACCAGCTGTTTACCCATTTCTTTTCCGTCAGCTCCTGTTAATGTAATCACAAGATCACCCTTACGGATGTTGTTTCTTTCAAATGAAGGCATCTGTTTCAATCTGCCATCTGCAATTTTAGTACTCTGGAGAGTAATTTTTGCATTTCCCGACTGATCTTTATCTGCTTTGAAAAACAAATAAATGATCCGTTCGCTCTTTGCTGTAAAAGCTTCTGAATGCTTATTCTGAACTAAATTATTTCTCTCTTTAAGGCTAAACAAGAGAAAGACAGGAACAATTAATACATTAAATACATTTTTCATGATCATTTTTATTTAAAGATATTAAAATTTTAAACATAAACGAAAATCATTACCAATACTTTTTCCACTAAAAAAACATAGAAAGTCCTATCTTTGAAGCAATGATTTCAGAGAAAATAATTTTAGGAATTGACCCGGGGACAACGGTAATGGGATTTGGTATCATCTCCGTAAAAAAAGGAAAAATGGAGATGGTTTCTATTCATGAACTTATCCTGAAAAAATATCCCAATCACGAAACCAAGCTGAAGTATATTTTTGAAAGAACCCTTTCTCTTATTGATGAGTTTCATCCTGATGAAGTAGCTCTTGAAGCTCCTTTCTATGGGAAAAACGTTCAGAGTATGCTAAAACTTGGCCGTGCTCAGGGCGTTGCTATGGCAGCCAGTCTTTACAGAAATATTCCTATAACCGAATATTCTCCAAAAAAAATCAAAATGGCGATCACCGGAAACGGAAATGCCAGCAAGGAACAGGTAGCAGGAATGCTTCAGAACCTTCTTAAATTAAAGGAGTTTCCTACAAAATATTTAGATGCTTCCGATGGTCTTGCCGTAGCTGTATGTCATCATTTTAATTCCGGGACAATAGCAGATACGAAATCGTATTCCGGATGGGAGAGCTTTCTTAAACAAAATCCGGACAGATTGAAATAGGTTCCACATTCTTTTTTCAATTTTTCAAAAACAAAATTTAACATTCTAAAAAACAGCATTTTACCCAAACAAACACAATTACTTGGTAAAACATAATACTATCTTTTACATTGGTATGATTTTTAGTACTACCTTTGTATAAATTTTCAGTTATGAAAACAAACCAACAAACTATAAATCAAGGGACTCATACAATAAACTGGTTCCAAAAGTTTCTGATGGTATGTTCAGGCGGGAACATCCATATTTTAAGAAAAACTCCGAGTGAATGGAACAAGTTTTCCGGTATCGGGGGTATCGTACTTTTCACTGCAGTATTCGCTACTTTGTCTGCAGGCTATGCAATGTATACAGTATT
Encoded here:
- a CDS encoding diphthine--ammonia ligase; this translates as MKPKALFNWSSGKDSSLALYKILKEDQYEISTLLTSINQEFQRISMHGVHVSLLEKQAESLGIPLIKMELPKEPSMEEYQQIMSKTMTEIQAQGITHSIFGDIFLEDLRKYREDQLNAIGMKALFPLWKQNTTDLISEFLDLGFKTIVTCVNGSYLDKNFAGRIIDQQFIDDLPENVDPCGENGEFHTFTFDGPIFKNPVEFKIGETVKKTYPKPKTSPEEEDGEYVFWFSDLILR
- a CDS encoding serine hydrolase domain-containing protein, producing MIKNLLFLSFFCFLFSCTTTEGPKIAPVDKKAIIDSTISAFQKTLLEQQIDSAFKKYHFNGSIAVFKDTIPLYRRENGYSDFKKKTKIDSNTIFAIGSVSKQFTAVLILLQMEHGKLNVTDKASKYLKEFQIKEYENITIHQLLNHTSGLNLMGGKLMFKSGSDFYYSNDGFNALGKIVEKVSGKSYHENALELFKKAGMSHSSTGDIFKGNNFASAYVGTPAKFSEVPNMPKRLGGSEIGTPAGGILSTIEDLHLWNNALYSGKILKPETLKLFMAKSAERRHAIFGKMGYAYGIMLNIGQPNSYFHSGYVKGSPSLNIYYPDTKTSVIILSNIADEERGKGAIFRPHIEVKRITDHLENTLTQLRIKH
- a CDS encoding 2'-5' RNA ligase family protein, with the protein product MKKMYFIAVYPPQEIIEEIKVFKKDLATNYANSKALKNEAHITLFPPFSREIELEEDIHIAFQKINTEIIPFEVELDGFGSFPNPKNPVLYIQPKESSQLTKLYHRVKERFNFAKYSFNPHMTVGYRDLTWENYLKAWEKYENMEYKTKFLVDKIILLRHDGRWVPIAEKKLEK
- a CDS encoding M64 family metallopeptidase is translated as MKKTLLSLLIGSSCFAQTFETVPLLQNGDNSKRIVIAVLGDGFTAAQQTAFTTSAQNTINYLFTKSPYTEYKNYFNAYAVKVISTESGVKHPGTAADVAEPVIPVTNPNNYLGSTFDVGVHRCIYSNTTNKVGQVLAANIPDYDITYVLGNSTEYGGCGGTYAFASLNGSSNEIVVHELGHSFGKLADEYWFSGSLESPNKTQNSNPATIKWKNWVGLNGVGVYAHAESPSWFRPHQSCEMRYLNQQFCSVCKEAIIERIHTLVSPVDSYTPANNTAVDATSNVTFTVNEILPIPNTLVNSWSLNGTALGATGNSITITPGQLNNGNNTLILSVVDNNPLLKVDNHSTLHVTNVSWTLSKSTLKLSEVKAEERRFSIYPNPTGGEFFIKGKQGFSKDVKVEVYDASGKLIPSRFELNDSAIRVDIKNYPTGTYLLNVKENKNLIISQKIIKE
- the ruvC gene encoding crossover junction endodeoxyribonuclease RuvC, with product MISEKIILGIDPGTTVMGFGIISVKKGKMEMVSIHELILKKYPNHETKLKYIFERTLSLIDEFHPDEVALEAPFYGKNVQSMLKLGRAQGVAMAASLYRNIPITEYSPKKIKMAITGNGNASKEQVAGMLQNLLKLKEFPTKYLDASDGLAVAVCHHFNSGTIADTKSYSGWESFLKQNPDRLK